CGGTGGGCCGGTCATCCACAACCGCGTTCAGCACCGGTACCACGCCCTCGTCGAGTGCTCACCCACTCAGCGGTGGATGCGGGAGTACAGCGAGGCTCCGATGCTGGGCATCGGCCACCATCTCTCCGTTCCTGCGTCCGACCTCCGAGGGCCGACCGGCCTGTACTGGGCGGTGCGCCCCCGCATCGTCGGCGGCCTGTGCCCCGTCCGGTCCGTCGCGACTCTGGTGCACATCGCCCGCAGCGAGTCACGCCGGGGGCCGCAGTGAGCCCGGTCGCGACGCCTGCCGAGGAGCGGCAGGCCCAGCACGTGTACGCCTCCCTGTTGGCGCACTACGAAGACTGCGGGTCCTGTCGAGTGGAGAACTACTGCGAGGCGGGCGGGCGGTTGCGGCGCGCGCACCGGGCGACGCGGGTCGCTCTCGGCCGGGCCGAACGCACGGAGGCGGCCTCTTCGCCGGGGGAAGGTTCGTGAAAGGGCGTCCACCAGCGCCCTATTGCCTGTCCGCCGTGTCAACGGTCAGTAGACTCCTCACCCTGTTGCACACCAGTGGGGGAGGTCGGTGCGGCGATGGAGAAGCTCGTGCCTGGGGATCCGCAGCGGATCGGCGCGTATCGGCTGTTGGCGCGGCTCGGGGCCGGTGGGATGGGGCAGGTGTATCTCGCGCGGTCCGAGCGCGGGCGCACCGTCGCCGTGAAACTGGTCCGGGAAGAGCTTGCCGAGCAGGACGAGTTCCGGAACCGGTTCCGGCAGGAAGTGCAGGCCGCGCGGCAGGTGGGGGGTGCGTGGACCGCGCCCGTTCTGGATGCCGACACCGAGGCCGCCATCCCTTGGCTCGCCACCGGGTACGTGGCGGGGCCCTCGCTCCAGGCCGTCGTCTCGCACGATCACGGGCCGCTGCCCGAGCGGTCCGTCAACATCCTCGGTGCCGGGCTCGCCCACGCCCTCAAGGACATTCATGCCGCCGGCATGGTCCACCGCGACCTCAAGCCGTCCAACGTCCTCGTCACCATCGACGGGCCGCGCGTCATCGACTTCGGTATCGCGCGGGCCCTGGAGACGGTGACCGACGGGGGGCTGACCCGTACCGGCGCGCTCGTCGGGTCGCCCGGGTTCATGGCTCCCGAGCAGGTGCGGGGGGATCGGATCACTCCCGCCTGTGACGTCTTCTGTCTCGGGTCCGTGCTCGCCTACGCCGCGTCCGGCGCCCTGCCCTTCGGGACCGCCAACAGTGGCGTGCACGCGCTGATGTTCCGCATCGCGCAGGAGGAGCCCGACCTGGAGGAGCTTCCCGAGGGGCTCACGGAGTTGATCGCCGCCTGCCTTCGCAAGGAGCCGGGGGACCGGCCCTCCCTCGATGAAGTCCTTGAGCGTACGGGGGCCGCCGATGCGTTGGGGGACGGGCACACCCTAGATCCCTGGCTGCCGGGGGCTCTCGTCGCCCAACTGGGTCGTCATGCCGTCCAGTTGCTGGATGCCGAGGATCCGGAGGAGGCCGCCGCGCAGGAGGCCGGCGAGGGTGCGGAAGTCGGGGCCGGTGCGGGCAGCGGTGCGGCGCGGGACGCCACGCCTCCTCCGCCCGGCAAGCCCGGGACCGCTCCCCTCGACCATCTGCCCACCATGGTTTCCGGCGGCAGCGGCAGTGGCAGCGGTGGCGGTGGCCAGGCTCCGCCCGCGCCCGCGCCCACTCCCACGCCCGCTCCCCCGCCCGGCGCCCCCGTCTACGGCTACCCGCACCAGCCACCCCATCAGCCCGCCGGCTACGGCTACCCGCAGTACCCACACCAGCACCCCCAGGCCGCCCCGCCCGGGTTCGGGCCCACTCCCCCGTACGGGCCCGTCCCGCCGCCCGAGCCCGCGCGGCGCAGCGGGCGGTCCACCGCCGCGCTCGTCGTCGTCGCCCTGATAGTGGCCCTCGGAGCGGGCGGCACCGTCTACGCCGTCATGAACGGCGACAGCGCCGACGACAAGCAGCGCGACGACTCCGCCAACGGGACCGGCGCCAGCAGCGCGCCAAAGACTCCGGGGTCCGCCACGCCCTCCCCCGAGTCCAGCGGCCCCGAACCGTCTCCGTCCGATTCCGACGACGGCACCGTCCCGGACAAGTACCTCGGCACCTGGTCCGGCGGCCTCGACACCGCCAACGGTCACAGCACCCGTGAACTCACCCTCCAGCAGGGCGGGGTCGGTGACACCGTGCTGTCCGTGACGGCCGACGGGCCCGCCGACGGCGGCGGCACCTATCACTGCGTCTTCCAGGGCAAGCTCGTCTCCGCGTCCGGCGAGCGGCTGCGCATCGGGCCCACCGAGGTCACCGTCGGCGAGCCCATGACGTCCTGCACGCCCGGCGACCCGAGCGTCATCACCGTCCTCGGCAACGGCAAGCTGCGGCGTGCCAACACGGACGGCAGCGGCGAGTTGACGTACGAAAAGGGGAACTGAACCCTCCGCCAACAGCTGCCGACGGGTCCGCGAAGCGGGCACCCGCCCGCACCGCGCCGCCTACCCTCACCGCCCATGGACTGGTTGAGCGCCGAGAACACCATCGCCGTGCTCACGGCCGCCCTCGGACTCGCCGCCACCGTGGGGGCCCTCTGGTACGAGCGGCGGGTGCCGCGGCGCAAACGGATCGGGTACCGCGTCCAGTTGGACACCGCCATAGGCGACAACGTGCGGACGGGCGGCGCCAACGCCCGGCTCGGTCTGTTCGACGAGACCCCCGAGATGTCCGACGCCACGCTCGTCCTGCTGCGCGTCGAGAACGACGGCTCGCAGGCCGTGACCGACGCCGACTACAGCGGGCGCGCGCTCCACGGACTCACCGCGGTCTTCACGGGACGCACCGTCCGCGGCCTCGCCGTCACCGCGCCGTCCGGCGACGACCACCTGATGGAGCACTTCACGGCGGCGGCCGGGCTGCGGTACGAGGGCAGCACCCTGCACGTCCCGC
The window above is part of the Streptomyces venezuelae genome. Proteins encoded here:
- a CDS encoding serine/threonine-protein kinase, coding for MEKLVPGDPQRIGAYRLLARLGAGGMGQVYLARSERGRTVAVKLVREELAEQDEFRNRFRQEVQAARQVGGAWTAPVLDADTEAAIPWLATGYVAGPSLQAVVSHDHGPLPERSVNILGAGLAHALKDIHAAGMVHRDLKPSNVLVTIDGPRVIDFGIARALETVTDGGLTRTGALVGSPGFMAPEQVRGDRITPACDVFCLGSVLAYAASGALPFGTANSGVHALMFRIAQEEPDLEELPEGLTELIAACLRKEPGDRPSLDEVLERTGAADALGDGHTLDPWLPGALVAQLGRHAVQLLDAEDPEEAAAQEAGEGAEVGAGAGSGAARDATPPPPGKPGTAPLDHLPTMVSGGSGSGSGGGGQAPPAPAPTPTPAPPPGAPVYGYPHQPPHQPAGYGYPQYPHQHPQAAPPGFGPTPPYGPVPPPEPARRSGRSTAALVVVALIVALGAGGTVYAVMNGDSADDKQRDDSANGTGASSAPKTPGSATPSPESSGPEPSPSDSDDGTVPDKYLGTWSGGLDTANGHSTRELTLQQGGVGDTVLSVTADGPADGGGTYHCVFQGKLVSASGERLRIGPTEVTVGEPMTSCTPGDPSVITVLGNGKLRRANTDGSGELTYEKGN